The Denticeps clupeoides chromosome 5, fDenClu1.1, whole genome shotgun sequence genome includes a region encoding these proteins:
- the slc9a1a gene encoding sodium/hydrogen exchanger 1, translated as MTSRAMTLAGLFLLLLTPGTGGSQVPGTDGAGDHGGPHGLDGHGANATNKAFPVLSFDYKHVQMPFEISLWVLLASLMKLGFHLIPRLSSIVPESCLLIVVGLLVGGLIRVVGEDPPILGSQLFFLCLLPPIILDAGYFLPIRPFTENVGTILMFAVVGTLWNAFFVGGLLYGVCQLEGTHLGRVDLMACLLFGSIISAVDPVAVLAVFEEIHINELLHILVFGESLLNDAVTVVLYHLFEEFAAAGGVTIKDVFLGIVCFLVVALGGILVGAIYGVLAAFTSRFTSHTRVIEPLFVFLYSYMAYLSAEVFHLSGIMALIACGAVMRPYVEANISHKSHTTIKYFLKMWSSVSETLIFIFLGVSTVAGQHHWNWTFVICTVILCLVARVLGVVGLTFMINKFRIVKLTTKDQFIIAYGGLRGAIAFSLGYLLDKVHFPMRDMFLTAIITVIFFTVFVQGMTIRPLVDLLAVKKKQETKRSINEEIHTQFLDHLLTGIEDICGHYGHHHWKDKLNRFNKKYVKKCLIAGERSKEPQLIAFYHKMEMKQAIELVESGGGVKIPSAMPSTVSMQNIQPKKPTERALPQLSKSREEEIRKILRTNLQKTRQRLRSYNRHTLVADPYEDGWNDMFLKRRRVMELGKKISELNNYLTVPAPAPDSPTMARARLASDPQAWSIKPKSDSIPTIQVDLASPQSPDSVNMVDEFNKPSKPTEAEEEEGLMMKAPSSSADQKERKRDKEDGVEQQRLARCLSDPGPSAEDDEDEPFLP; from the exons ATGACTTCCCGGGCCATGACGCTGGCGGggctcttcctgctgctgctgaccccCGGGACGGGCGGCTCGCAGGTCCCCGGTACGGACGGCGCGGGGGACCACGGCGGCCCGCACGGCCTGGACGGCCACGGCGCCAACGCCACGAATAAGGCCTTCCCGGTGCTGTCCTTCGACTACAAGCACGTCCAGATGCCGTTCGAGATCTCGCTGTGGGTGCTGCTGGCCTCGCTGATGAAGCTGG ggttCCACCTGATCCCTCGTCTGTCCTCCATTGTTCCGGAGAGCTGCCTGCTGATTGTGGTGGGCCTGCTGGTGGGTGGGCTGATCCGGGTGGTGGGGGAAGATCCTCCCATTTTGGGCTCTCAGCTTTTCTTCTTGTGCCTGCTGCCACCCATCATCCTCGATGCCGGATATTTCCTGCCCATCCGACCTTTCACAGAGAACGTGGGCACCATCCTCATGTTTGCTGTGGTGGGCACCCTCTGGAACGCCTTCTTTGTTGGGGGTCTGCTGTATGGCGTGTGCCAGCTTGAGGGCACACACCTGGGCAGGGTGGACCTGATGGCCTGTCTGCTGTTCGGCTCGATCATCTCTGCTGTGGACCCGGTGGCGGTGCTGGCCGTTTTCGAGGAGATCCACATCAACGAGCTGCTGCACATCCTGGTGTTTGGGGAGTCGCTGCTCAACGACGCAGTCACTGTG GTGCTGTACCACCTGTTCGAGGAGTTCGCAGCTGCGGGCGGCGTCACAATAAAGGACGTGTTCCTGGGAATCGTCTGCTTCCTGGTGGTGGCGCTGGGCGGCATCCTTGTGGGGGCCATCTACGGGGTCCTGGCGGCATTCACGTCTCGTTTCACCTCGCACACGCGAGTCATCGAGCCTCTCTTCGTTTTCCTGTACAGCTACATGGCGTACCTCTCTGCCGAGGTCTTCCATCTATCTGGCATCATGGC GCTAATTGCATGTGGCGCAGTGATGCGTCCTTACGTAGAGGCCAACATTTCCCACAAGTCACACACCACCATCAAATACTTTCTGAAGATGTGGAGCAGCGTGAGCGAGACgctcatcttcatcttcctggGCGTGTCTACGGTTGCTGGGCAACACCATTGGAACTGGACCTTCGTCATCTGTACGGTCATCCTCTGCTTGGTGGCTCGCGTGCTTG GGGTGGTCGGCCTGACCTTTATGATCAACAAGTTCCGTATCGTCAAACTCACCACTAAAGACCAGTTCATCATTGCCTATGGTGGCCTGCGAGGGGCAATCGCCTTCTCTCTGGGCTACCTGCTGGATAAGGTGCACTTCCCGATGAGGGACATGTTCCTGACTGCCATCATCACGGTCATCTTCTTCACTGTGTTTGTTCag GGAATGACCATTCGGCCTCTGGTAGACCTGCTGGCGGTTAAGAAGAAACAGGAGACCAAACGCTCCATCAACGAGGAGATCCACACGCAG TTCCTGGATCACCTGCTCACTGGCATTGAGGATATCTGTGGGCATTACGGTCATCACCACTGGAAAGACAA gcTGAACCGCTTTAATAAGAAGTACGTGAAGAAGTGCTTAATAGCGGGTGAACGTTCTAAGGAGCCACAGCTGATTGCGTTCTATCACAAGATGGAGATGAAGCAGGCCATCGAGCTGGTGGAGAGCGGCGGTGGAGTGAAGATACCCTCGGCTATGCCCTCTACGGTCTCCATGCA GAACATCCAGCCCAAGAAGCCTACCGAGAGAGCCCTGCCACAGCTGTCTAAATCCAGGGAGGAGGAGATTCGGAAGATTCTGCGGACAAACCTGCAGAAGACCCGGCAAAGG CTCCGGTCCTACAATAGACACACGCTGGTGGCGGATCCTTACGAGGATGGATGGAATGACATGTTCCTGAAAAGGAGGAGGGTGATGGAACTGGGGAAGAAg ATATCAGAGTTGAACAATTACCTCACTGTGCCAGCTCCAGCTCCTGATTCACCCACCATGGCCAGAGCACGACTTGCCTCTG ACCCTCAAGCCTGGAGCATCAAGCCCAAGTCCGACAGCATTCCCACCATTCAAGTGGACCTGGCCTCTCCACAGTCCCCAGACTCCGTAAACATGGTGGACGAGTTCAACAAGCCAAGCAAACCCACAGAggcagaagaggaagaaggtcTGATGATGAAGGCCCCATCCTCCTCCGcagaccaaaaggaaaggaagagagACAAGGAGGACGGAGTGGAACAGCAGCGGCTCGCACGTTGCCTTAGTGACCCAGGCCCCAGTGcagaggatgatgaagatgaaccCTTCTTACCCTGA